In a single window of the Campylobacter fetus subsp. testudinum 03-427 genome:
- the thiG gene encoding ThiGH complex, thiazole synthase subunit ThiG (Pfam match to PF05690.10 ThiG) yields MDELVLGGVSFSSRFIMGSGKFDPELISACVEDAKAQIVTLALRRVNKDKESITEFIPKNVTLLPNTSGARNADEALRIARLSRELGCGNFIKVEVIRDSKYLFPDNYETIKATEKLANEGFIVLPYMYPDLTCARDLVNAGASAVMPLAAPIGSNKGLINRDIIQILIDEIDIPIIVDAGIGRPSEACAAMEMGCAAIMVNTAIATSKDIRAMAKAFCEAIIAGRTAYKAGLGRVKNVASASSPLTGFLGEN; encoded by the coding sequence ATGGATGAGCTTGTTTTAGGTGGAGTTAGTTTTAGCTCAAGATTTATTATGGGTTCTGGTAAATTTGATCCGGAGTTGATAAGTGCTTGTGTGGAAGATGCTAAAGCGCAAATAGTAACTCTTGCTTTAAGAAGAGTAAATAAAGATAAAGAAAGTATAACTGAATTTATACCAAAAAATGTAACCCTCTTGCCAAATACAAGCGGTGCTAGAAATGCCGATGAAGCACTGCGCATAGCAAGACTGAGTCGTGAGCTTGGGTGCGGAAATTTTATAAAAGTAGAGGTCATACGAGATAGCAAATATCTATTTCCTGATAATTACGAAACTATAAAAGCAACAGAAAAACTTGCAAACGAAGGCTTTATAGTGTTGCCATATATGTACCCAGATCTAACTTGTGCTAGAGATCTAGTAAATGCTGGGGCAAGTGCTGTTATGCCTTTAGCTGCTCCGATCGGTTCAAATAAAGGGCTTATAAATCGAGATATTATTCAAATTTTGATTGATGAGATAGATATTCCTATTATCGTTGATGCTGGTATAGGTCGTCCTAGTGAGGCATGCGCTGCTATGGAGATGGGTTGCGCTGCTATTATGGTAAATACGGCTATTGCTACTTCAAAAGATATAAGAGCTATGGCAAAAGCGTTTTGCGAGGCGATAATAGCTGGAAGAACTGCGTATAAAGCCGGACTTGGTAGAGTAAAAAATGTAGCAAGTGCTAGTTCGCCTTTAACTGGATTTTTAGGTGAAAATTAA